One window from the genome of Thermaerobacter marianensis DSM 12885 encodes:
- a CDS encoding DUF1269 domain-containing protein, protein MAKTVIGSFDSRQQAEAAVEALKSRGVKEQEISLVSRREGGQGARRGGDDVSFTNQSLSEGTAWGAGIGAGAGLLASAGALAIPGIGPLVAAGPLAATLSGAAAGGLAGGLVDWGIPEAEAREFENKVKQGKTLCAVRCDEAQVDAVAQTLRQHGAADVKTHAAAR, encoded by the coding sequence TTGGCCAAGACGGTCATCGGTTCCTTCGACAGCCGGCAGCAGGCCGAGGCGGCGGTCGAGGCGCTCAAGAGCCGGGGGGTCAAGGAGCAGGAGATCTCCCTGGTCTCGCGCCGGGAAGGTGGGCAGGGCGCGCGCCGGGGTGGCGACGACGTCTCCTTTACCAACCAGTCGCTGAGCGAGGGCACCGCCTGGGGTGCCGGCATCGGCGCCGGGGCGGGACTGCTGGCGTCGGCCGGCGCCCTGGCCATCCCTGGCATCGGCCCCCTGGTGGCAGCGGGGCCCCTGGCGGCCACCCTGTCGGGTGCCGCGGCCGGCGGTCTGGCGGGCGGCCTGGTGGACTGGGGCATCCCCGAAGCGGAGGCGCGCGAGTTCGAGAACAAGGTGAAGCAGGGCAAGACCCTGTGTGCCGTGCGCTGCGACGAGGCCCAGGTCGACGCCGTGGCCCAGACCCTGCGCCAGCACGGAGCCGCCGACGTCAAGACCCACGCCGCCGCCCGCTGA
- a CDS encoding dipicolinate synthase subunit B, which translates to MLEGRRVGFALCASHHNLDTVLGWVERLVAEGADVYPIVSHSVATVATRHGTPAQWLGRLEAITGRTPWKTIPEVEPIGPKRLLDVLVIAPCTGTTLAKLASGFSDSAVLMAAKAQLRNQRPVVLAISTNDGLGLNAPNLAALLNAKNVYFVPFGQDNPDEKPNSLTSRFDLLPRTVEAALEGRQLQPLLVVPWATPEPAGGPARGGRWSGGGPGDGGPFPDGRAMP; encoded by the coding sequence GTGCTGGAAGGGCGGCGGGTGGGATTCGCGCTGTGTGCGTCCCACCACAACCTGGACACCGTCCTGGGTTGGGTGGAGCGCTTGGTGGCCGAAGGGGCCGACGTCTACCCCATCGTGTCCCACTCTGTGGCCACGGTGGCCACGCGCCACGGGACGCCGGCGCAGTGGCTGGGGCGGCTGGAGGCCATCACCGGGCGCACCCCGTGGAAGACGATCCCCGAGGTGGAGCCCATCGGTCCCAAGCGGCTGCTGGACGTCCTGGTGATCGCGCCCTGCACGGGCACCACGCTGGCCAAGCTGGCCAGCGGGTTCAGCGACTCGGCGGTGCTGATGGCGGCCAAGGCGCAGCTGCGCAACCAGCGGCCTGTGGTGCTGGCCATCTCGACCAACGACGGCCTGGGGCTCAACGCCCCCAACCTGGCCGCGCTGCTGAACGCGAAGAACGTCTACTTCGTCCCCTTCGGCCAGGACAATCCTGACGAAAAGCCGAACTCTTTGACGTCGCGCTTCGACCTCTTGCCCCGGACCGTGGAGGCGGCCCTGGAGGGGCGGCAGCTGCAGCCCCTGCTGGTGGTCCCGTGGGCGACCCCGGAGCCGGCAGGCGGGCCGGCCCGGGGAGGCCGGTGGTCCGGCGGCGGGCCGGGTGACGGCGGACCATTTCCTGACGGGCGAGCGATGCCCTGA
- a CDS encoding YlzJ-like family protein codes for MAVLLYTIVPLHQVLEGWDAPRPEPVEMQVQGRTVLVEPDSPYGGRIVRLISGNPDDFLDPAFQPGRRLFWWGPR; via the coding sequence ATGGCCGTGCTGCTGTATACCATCGTTCCCCTGCACCAGGTGCTGGAGGGATGGGATGCGCCCCGTCCCGAGCCGGTGGAGATGCAGGTCCAGGGCCGTACGGTCCTGGTCGAACCCGACTCGCCCTACGGCGGCCGCATCGTCCGGCTGATCTCCGGCAACCCCGACGACTTCCTCGACCCCGCCTTCCAGCCCGGACGGCGCTTGTTCTGGTGGGGGCCCCGCTGA
- a CDS encoding YlmC/YmxH family sporulation protein gives MRWTHLAGKEIIDITHARRLGRVADADLVFDPVTGQVVELRLAGPPRPFWRGGRRVLVVPWSAIRRIGDDLVLVELPPEPEPGRAGGPPGS, from the coding sequence GTGCGCTGGACCCACCTGGCCGGTAAGGAGATCATCGACATCACCCACGCCCGCCGCCTGGGCCGGGTGGCCGATGCCGACCTGGTCTTCGACCCTGTGACCGGCCAGGTGGTGGAGCTGCGCCTGGCCGGCCCGCCGCGGCCCTTCTGGCGGGGCGGGCGGCGGGTGCTGGTGGTGCCGTGGTCGGCCATCCGGCGCATCGGCGACGATCTGGTGCTGGTCGAGCTCCCGCCCGAGCCGGAGCCGGGCCGGGCAGGCGGCCCACCGGGGTCGTAG
- the dapA gene encoding 4-hydroxy-tetrahydrodipicolinate synthase, translating into MADYGSVITAMVTPFDAEGRLDAARAGELARRLVDAGSDGIVVAGTTGESPTLTEDERAALLAAVLDAVGDRVFVWMGTGTNDTATSIRLTRAAEAQGAHGVMLVTPYYNKPPQAGLLAHFRAVAEATRLPVMIYNVPGRTGCNLEPATLARLVEQAPNVVAVKEASGNVDQVGEVRRLLPRPFRVYSGDDSLLLPILAVGGDGVVSVASHLVAGELRRMVDAFHAGRVDEAAAIHLRLLPLFKALFLTANPIPVKTALRWTGFDAGGFRPPLAEMSQDLAARLRAVMAELELLPA; encoded by the coding sequence GTGGCCGATTACGGTTCGGTGATCACGGCCATGGTGACGCCCTTCGACGCCGAGGGCCGGCTGGACGCCGCCCGGGCCGGGGAACTGGCGCGGCGGCTGGTGGACGCCGGGTCCGACGGCATCGTGGTGGCGGGCACCACGGGCGAATCGCCCACCCTGACCGAAGACGAGCGGGCGGCCTTGCTGGCGGCGGTGCTGGATGCCGTGGGCGACCGGGTCTTCGTGTGGATGGGGACGGGCACCAACGACACGGCGACGTCCATCCGCTTGACCCGGGCGGCGGAAGCCCAGGGCGCCCACGGGGTCATGCTGGTCACCCCGTACTACAACAAGCCGCCCCAGGCGGGCCTGCTGGCGCACTTCCGGGCGGTGGCCGAGGCAACCCGCCTGCCGGTCATGATCTACAACGTGCCGGGTCGTACGGGCTGCAACCTGGAGCCCGCCACCCTGGCGCGGCTGGTGGAGCAGGCGCCCAACGTGGTGGCCGTCAAGGAGGCCAGCGGCAACGTGGATCAGGTGGGGGAGGTGCGGCGCCTGCTGCCCCGGCCCTTCCGGGTCTACTCGGGCGACGACAGCCTGCTGCTGCCGATCCTGGCCGTGGGCGGCGACGGCGTGGTCAGCGTGGCCTCCCACCTGGTGGCGGGCGAGCTGCGCCGGATGGTGGATGCCTTCCATGCGGGCCGGGTCGACGAGGCCGCGGCCATCCACCTGCGCCTGCTGCCCCTGTTCAAGGCCCTTTTCTTGACGGCCAATCCGATTCCGGTCAAGACGGCCCTGCGCTGGACGGGCTTCGACGCCGGCGGCTTCCGGCCGCCCCTGGCGGAGATGTCCCAGGACTTGGCCGCGCGCCTGCGGGCGGTCATGGCGGAACTCGAGCTGCTGCCCGCCTGA
- a CDS encoding NAD(P)-dependent oxidoreductase: protein MAGLPVPRGGPRRPVAVVTTDDRQVACARELAGRGWPVRCWGRPVEGLPGGEDPAALDGAAVVVGPVTGPPTAERMTAAGARWREPAAWRLAPGALYVGGRPGPAVQAAVAAAGGRCVDILADDAFAEANAWPTAEGAVLRAQQLDGQVVGGRPAVVVGYGRCGRALARLLRGFGCPVTVVARREASRQEAAAAGAAALPVERLGEALAGAELVFNTVPAPVLGDAELAALRPGALVIDIASHPGGVDWEAARRRAVRAHLELGLPARFFPVTAGRILADRVEQIVRGEGGTGQQT from the coding sequence GTGGCCGGTCTCCCTGTGCCCCGCGGCGGGCCGCGGCGCCCGGTGGCGGTGGTCACCACCGACGACCGGCAGGTGGCCTGTGCCCGCGAGCTGGCCGGGCGGGGCTGGCCCGTCCGGTGCTGGGGCCGGCCGGTGGAAGGGCTTCCGGGCGGGGAGGACCCTGCTGCCCTGGACGGGGCGGCGGTGGTGGTGGGGCCGGTGACGGGGCCGCCCACCGCGGAGCGGATGACCGCCGCCGGCGCCCGCTGGCGGGAGCCCGCCGCCTGGCGCCTGGCGCCGGGCGCCCTCTACGTCGGCGGGCGTCCCGGCCCGGCGGTGCAGGCGGCCGTGGCCGCCGCGGGCGGGCGCTGCGTCGACATCCTGGCCGACGACGCCTTCGCCGAGGCCAACGCCTGGCCCACCGCCGAGGGTGCCGTGCTCCGGGCCCAGCAGCTCGATGGGCAGGTGGTGGGCGGGCGGCCCGCGGTGGTGGTGGGGTACGGCCGCTGCGGCCGTGCCCTGGCCCGGCTGCTGCGAGGCTTTGGCTGCCCGGTGACGGTGGTGGCCCGGCGGGAGGCGTCCCGCCAGGAGGCGGCGGCCGCCGGCGCGGCGGCCCTGCCGGTGGAGCGGCTGGGCGAGGCGCTGGCGGGGGCGGAGCTGGTCTTCAACACCGTGCCGGCGCCGGTCCTGGGCGACGCGGAACTGGCGGCCCTCCGCCCCGGTGCCCTGGTCATCGACATCGCCTCCCACCCCGGAGGCGTGGACTGGGAGGCGGCGCGCCGCCGCGCCGTCCGCGCCCACCTGGAGCTGGGCCTGCCGGCCCGGTTCTTCCCGGTCACGGCGGGACGCATCCTGGCGGACCGCGTGGAGCAGATCGTGCGGGGCGAGGGAGGGACGGGTCAGCAAACCTGA
- the dapG gene encoding aspartate kinase codes for MRIIVQKFGGTSLRGGRERAAAARHVVAAVQDGLHPVVVVSAMGRQGDPYATDTLVDLARDVHPRIPPREQDMLMVCGEIISAVVFAQELRARGIQAVALTGGQAGIVTDGQFGDARILRVEPALLRRHLERGRVPVVAGFQGVTEDGREFTTLGRGGSDTTAAALGVALRAEVVEIYTDVDGVKTADPRLVPEARTLSTATYDEIVQMAHEGARVVHPRAVELAMRGNVPLRIRSTFSDDPGTLITRHWEVDQVWPDLRQARAVTGITHIPGLTQITLQTTADDDQALNVRLFRALADRGISVDMINVSPHRKSFVVRDDRAGEAREALEALGLKPELRPGCAKVTVVGAGMHGVPGVMARVVEALKAAGVSILLTVDSHMTISCLVDGDELGRAVRALHQHFGLGGVAPLLDGPERAPRDRAAVAEAGAAVAARQEQAEAREEAVDAGEGASRRA; via the coding sequence GTGCGCATCATCGTACAGAAGTTCGGCGGCACTTCCCTGCGGGGCGGCCGGGAGCGGGCGGCGGCGGCGCGCCACGTGGTGGCCGCCGTCCAGGACGGCCTGCATCCGGTGGTGGTGGTGTCGGCCATGGGACGCCAGGGCGACCCGTATGCCACGGATACGCTGGTCGACCTGGCCCGGGACGTCCACCCGCGCATCCCGCCCCGGGAACAGGACATGCTGATGGTCTGTGGTGAGATCATCTCGGCGGTGGTCTTCGCCCAGGAGCTGCGGGCCCGCGGGATCCAGGCCGTGGCCCTGACGGGCGGCCAGGCGGGGATCGTCACCGACGGCCAGTTCGGCGACGCCCGCATCCTGCGGGTGGAGCCGGCCCTGCTGCGCCGCCATCTGGAGCGCGGCCGGGTGCCCGTGGTGGCGGGGTTCCAAGGCGTGACCGAGGACGGGCGGGAATTCACCACCTTGGGCCGCGGCGGCAGCGACACCACCGCCGCCGCCCTGGGTGTCGCCCTGCGGGCGGAGGTCGTGGAGATCTACACCGACGTGGACGGCGTCAAGACCGCCGACCCGCGGCTGGTCCCCGAAGCCCGCACCCTGAGCACCGCCACCTATGACGAGATCGTCCAGATGGCCCACGAGGGCGCCCGGGTGGTCCACCCCCGGGCCGTGGAGCTGGCCATGCGGGGCAACGTGCCCCTGCGCATCCGGAGCACCTTCAGTGACGATCCGGGCACCCTGATCACGCGGCACTGGGAAGTGGACCAGGTCTGGCCCGACCTGCGCCAGGCGCGGGCGGTGACGGGGATCACCCACATCCCCGGCCTGACCCAGATCACCCTGCAGACCACGGCCGACGACGACCAGGCCCTCAACGTGCGGCTGTTCCGCGCCCTGGCGGACCGCGGCATCAGCGTCGACATGATCAACGTCTCCCCGCACCGCAAGTCCTTCGTGGTGCGGGACGACCGGGCCGGGGAGGCCCGGGAGGCCCTGGAGGCCCTGGGCTTGAAGCCCGAACTGCGCCCGGGCTGCGCCAAGGTGACGGTGGTGGGCGCCGGCATGCACGGCGTCCCCGGCGTGATGGCCCGGGTCGTCGAGGCCCTGAAGGCGGCGGGGGTGTCGATCCTGCTCACCGTCGACTCCCACATGACCATCTCCTGCCTGGTCGACGGGGACGAACTGGGCCGCGCCGTGCGGGCGCTGCACCAGCACTTCGGCCTGGGCGGTGTGGCGCCGCTGCTGGACGGGCCCGAGCGGGCCCCCCGGGACCGGGCGGCGGTGGCGGAGGCCGGAGCAGCGGTGGCAGCCCGGCAAGAGCAGGCGGAGGCCCGGGAAGAGGCGGTGGACGCCGGGGAAGGAGCGTCTCGCCGGGCGTGA
- a CDS encoding ribonuclease J has translation MVPLGGLGEIGKNMMVLETEQDLIVIDAGLAFPGDDMPGVDVVIPDYGYLIERKQKLRGIFLTHGHEDHIGGIPYLLKEIQAPIYATRLTLGLVERKLEEDKLALPPRSRAVRPGERIRAGSFTVEPFLVNHSIPDSVGFAIRTPVGLFIHTGDFKFDQTPIDGRVADYQRLAAYGAEGVHVLMMDSTNAERPGVTGSERQVGEALANVFRQARGRILIASFASHLHRLQQVFDLAAQFKRRLAVIGRSMENAVEVAIKLGYLRDTGGVLTPADKIGDLAPERVVVLMTGSQGEPLSALARAATGELRKLELIPGDTVVIAANPIPGNEKLVQRTIDNLFRRGCQVVYGPHAGVHVSGHGSREELRLMLNLTRPRFFIPVHGEYRHLLHNAELARSVGIPDNHILIGENGTVFEITASSARIRGKVAAGAVMVDGLGVGDVGNVVLRDRRQLAQDGVLIVAMVLHREQRKVVSGPDLITRGFVYMRESEDLLAEARERAVQALNGIDEQDITEWSNIKAAVRDALGKFLYERTGRRPVILPIVLEV, from the coding sequence ATCGTGCCGCTGGGCGGTCTGGGCGAGATCGGCAAGAACATGATGGTGCTGGAGACGGAGCAGGACCTGATCGTCATCGATGCGGGTCTGGCCTTCCCCGGCGACGACATGCCCGGCGTGGACGTCGTGATCCCGGACTACGGCTATCTGATCGAACGGAAGCAGAAGCTTCGCGGCATCTTCCTGACCCACGGGCACGAGGACCACATCGGCGGGATCCCCTACCTGCTGAAGGAGATCCAGGCGCCCATCTACGCCACGCGCCTCACCCTGGGGCTGGTGGAGCGCAAGCTGGAGGAGGATAAGCTGGCCCTGCCGCCCCGCTCGCGGGCAGTACGGCCCGGGGAGAGGATCAGGGCGGGGTCCTTCACCGTCGAGCCCTTCCTGGTCAACCACAGCATCCCCGACTCCGTCGGGTTCGCCATCCGGACGCCGGTGGGCTTGTTCATCCACACCGGCGACTTCAAGTTCGACCAGACGCCCATCGACGGGCGCGTGGCCGACTACCAGCGGCTGGCGGCCTACGGCGCCGAGGGCGTCCACGTGCTGATGATGGACAGCACCAACGCCGAGCGGCCCGGCGTCACGGGGTCCGAGCGCCAGGTGGGCGAGGCGCTGGCCAACGTCTTCCGCCAGGCGCGGGGGCGGATCCTCATCGCCAGCTTCGCCAGCCACCTGCACCGGCTGCAGCAGGTCTTCGACCTGGCGGCCCAGTTCAAGCGGCGGCTGGCGGTGATCGGGCGCAGCATGGAGAACGCCGTGGAGGTGGCCATCAAGCTGGGGTACCTGCGGGACACCGGCGGCGTCCTGACCCCGGCAGACAAGATCGGCGACCTGGCGCCCGAGCGGGTCGTGGTGCTGATGACGGGGAGCCAGGGCGAGCCGCTCTCGGCCCTGGCGCGGGCGGCCACCGGCGAGCTGCGCAAGCTGGAACTGATCCCGGGGGACACGGTGGTCATCGCCGCCAACCCGATCCCGGGCAACGAGAAGCTGGTCCAGCGCACCATCGACAACCTGTTCCGGCGCGGCTGCCAGGTGGTCTACGGCCCCCATGCCGGCGTCCACGTCTCGGGCCACGGCTCGCGGGAGGAACTGCGGCTCATGCTGAACCTGACGCGGCCGCGGTTCTTCATCCCGGTCCACGGCGAGTACCGGCACCTCTTGCACAATGCCGAGCTGGCCCGGTCCGTGGGGATTCCCGACAACCACATCCTGATCGGCGAGAACGGTACGGTCTTCGAGATCACGGCCAGCAGCGCCCGCATCCGCGGCAAGGTGGCGGCGGGCGCGGTGATGGTCGACGGCCTGGGTGTGGGCGACGTGGGCAACGTGGTGCTGCGCGACCGGCGGCAGCTGGCCCAGGACGGCGTGCTCATCGTCGCCATGGTGCTCCACCGCGAGCAGCGCAAGGTGGTGTCGGGCCCCGACCTGATCACCCGCGGCTTCGTCTACATGCGGGAGTCGGAAGACCTGCTGGCCGAGGCGCGGGAACGGGCCGTTCAGGCCTTGAACGGCATCGACGAGCAGGACATCACCGAGTGGTCGAACATCAAAGCGGCGGTGCGCGACGCCCTGGGCAAGTTCCTCTACGAGCGCACGGGGCGGCGGCCGGTGATCCTGCCCATCGTGTTGGAGGTCTGA
- a CDS encoding ClpP family protease: protein MPAPDQRSRATPPGPPTTVPYTPVPTPVQPGRGPDGDGAPGPGHPPTGEAAANIKEMGTDRVPQSPPDIHVLTIVGQVEGHLQLPAQNKTTKYEHIIPQLVAVEQNPAIKGLLVILNTVGGDVEAGLALAELIRSLSKPKVSIVLGGGHSIGVPIAVAADISFIAPTATMTIHPIRLTGLVIGVPQSYEYLDKMQERIIRFVVENSRISRDRFRELMFRTGELARDIGTVLVGEDAVREGLIDEVGGLAQAVQRLNQLIAQHQARRQPPAGGITGMPATGPGTNPAGAAADGLAPAPGPVGPGAPWTPGPPGMPAPPPAPATGWGAPPPAPFHPRVIPGGPPGPGTA from the coding sequence TTGCCCGCACCGGACCAGCGCAGCCGGGCGACCCCGCCGGGGCCGCCCACGACGGTACCGTACACGCCGGTCCCGACTCCGGTTCAACCGGGCCGGGGGCCGGACGGGGACGGGGCGCCCGGACCCGGTCACCCGCCCACGGGCGAGGCGGCGGCCAATATCAAGGAGATGGGGACCGACCGCGTGCCCCAGTCGCCCCCCGACATCCACGTCCTGACCATCGTCGGGCAGGTGGAGGGCCACCTCCAGCTGCCGGCCCAGAACAAGACCACCAAGTACGAGCACATCATCCCGCAGCTGGTGGCCGTGGAGCAGAACCCCGCCATCAAGGGCCTGCTGGTGATCCTCAACACCGTGGGCGGGGACGTCGAGGCCGGCCTGGCTCTGGCCGAGCTGATCCGCTCGCTGTCCAAGCCCAAGGTGTCCATCGTGCTGGGCGGCGGCCACTCCATCGGCGTGCCCATCGCCGTGGCGGCGGACATCAGCTTCATCGCCCCGACGGCGACCATGACCATCCACCCCATCCGCCTGACGGGCCTGGTCATCGGCGTCCCCCAGAGCTACGAGTACCTGGACAAGATGCAGGAGCGCATCATCCGCTTCGTGGTGGAGAACTCCCGCATCAGCCGCGACCGGTTCCGCGAGCTGATGTTCCGCACCGGCGAGCTGGCGCGGGACATCGGCACGGTGCTGGTGGGCGAGGACGCGGTGCGCGAGGGCTTGATCGACGAGGTGGGCGGCCTGGCCCAGGCGGTCCAGCGCCTCAACCAGCTCATCGCCCAGCACCAGGCCCGCCGGCAGCCACCGGCCGGCGGGATCACCGGCATGCCGGCGACCGGCCCCGGGACGAACCCGGCCGGCGCGGCGGCCGACGGGCTGGCCCCCGCGCCGGGGCCGGTGGGCCCCGGCGCGCCCTGGACGCCGGGGCCGCCGGGGATGCCGGCACCGCCGCCGGCTCCGGCCACCGGCTGGGGGGCGCCGCCTCCGGCACCGTTCCACCCCCGCGTGATACCGGGCGGTCCGCCGGGGCCGGGGACGGCCTGA
- the dapB gene encoding 4-hydroxy-tetrahydrodipicolinate reductase — MVRVIVCGATGQTGSAITRGLLAEPDVQVVGAVAAHAAPDVGVAVGAEPAGVPLDTDLAAVLARTAADVLVDFTVAPVAERHLRLAVEHGVAPVVGTTGLSRDVLAALEKACRERELGAAVIANFSIGAMLLAQFAALAAELLPDAEIVELHHDRKRDRPSGTALRLGQRLEAVTGRPAPIHSVRLPGLVAHHRVIFGGRGEVLTLSHDSLSRDSFVPGVLVAVRHVRELRGRVVYDLEELVALSARRDEPGRAVPSRRRRG, encoded by the coding sequence ATGGTGCGTGTGATCGTCTGCGGCGCCACCGGCCAGACCGGCAGCGCCATCACCCGGGGGCTCCTGGCCGAACCCGACGTGCAGGTGGTGGGCGCCGTCGCCGCCCACGCGGCGCCCGACGTGGGGGTCGCGGTGGGGGCGGAACCGGCCGGGGTGCCGCTGGACACGGACCTGGCGGCGGTGCTGGCCCGTACCGCCGCCGACGTGTTGGTCGACTTCACGGTGGCGCCGGTGGCGGAGCGCCACCTGCGCCTGGCGGTGGAACACGGCGTCGCCCCGGTGGTGGGCACCACGGGCCTGTCCCGGGATGTCCTGGCGGCGCTGGAGAAGGCGTGCCGGGAGCGGGAGCTGGGCGCCGCCGTCATCGCCAATTTCTCCATCGGGGCCATGCTGCTCGCCCAGTTCGCCGCCCTGGCGGCGGAGCTGCTGCCTGATGCGGAGATCGTCGAGCTGCATCACGACCGCAAGCGGGACCGGCCTTCGGGAACCGCCCTGCGGCTGGGCCAGCGCCTGGAGGCCGTGACCGGGCGGCCGGCGCCGATCCACAGCGTCCGCCTGCCGGGTCTGGTGGCGCATCACCGGGTGATCTTCGGCGGCCGCGGCGAGGTTCTCACCCTCTCCCATGACAGCTTGAGCCGCGACTCCTTCGTGCCGGGGGTGCTGGTGGCGGTGCGGCACGTGCGGGAGTTGCGCGGCCGCGTGGTCTACGACCTGGAGGAGCTGGTGGCCCTGTCGGCACGGCGCGACGAGCCGGGCCGGGCGGTGCCGTCCCGCCGGCGGCGGGGGTGA
- a CDS encoding aspartate-semialdehyde dehydrogenase has translation MGYRVAVVGATGLVGQQVLRVLEERRFPVDELRPLATSRSAGRQVEFAGSSWEVGEATAEALEGADFAFFAASSDISRQLAPVAARAGTVVIDKSNTFRMDPEVPLVVPEVNGHALAGHRNLIASPNCSTIQLVVALKPILDRFGLERVVVSTYQAVSGTGAAALDELEAEVRAHLEGRDHAPEVYPRPIAFNVLPHCDRFEAEGYTLEEWKLVRETRKILGIDDLPVTATAVRVPVRVGHSEAVWLQTRDEATVDDLRRALAAAPGLVVRDDPGGAEYPTPLEVAGRDEVFVGRIRRDPTAPRAFWLWVVADNLRKGAATNAVQIAEALVAAGKPAGR, from the coding sequence ATGGGTTATCGGGTTGCCGTGGTGGGGGCCACGGGGCTGGTGGGGCAACAGGTGCTGCGGGTGCTGGAGGAGCGGCGCTTCCCCGTCGACGAGCTGCGGCCCCTGGCGACGTCGCGGTCGGCGGGCCGGCAGGTGGAGTTCGCCGGTTCGTCCTGGGAGGTGGGCGAGGCGACGGCCGAGGCCCTGGAGGGGGCGGACTTCGCCTTCTTCGCCGCCAGCAGCGACATCAGCCGGCAACTGGCACCGGTGGCGGCGCGGGCGGGGACCGTGGTGATCGACAAGTCCAACACCTTCCGCATGGACCCTGAGGTGCCCCTGGTGGTGCCGGAGGTCAACGGCCACGCCCTGGCGGGCCACCGCAACCTGATCGCCAGCCCCAACTGCTCGACCATCCAGCTGGTGGTGGCGCTCAAGCCGATCCTGGACCGCTTCGGCCTGGAGCGGGTGGTGGTCTCGACCTATCAGGCGGTCTCGGGCACCGGGGCGGCGGCCCTGGACGAGCTGGAGGCCGAGGTGCGGGCCCACCTGGAGGGGCGGGACCATGCGCCGGAGGTCTACCCGAGGCCCATCGCCTTCAACGTCCTGCCCCACTGCGACCGGTTCGAAGCCGAGGGGTACACCCTCGAGGAATGGAAGCTGGTGCGGGAGACCCGGAAGATCCTGGGTATCGACGATCTGCCGGTGACCGCCACGGCGGTGCGGGTGCCGGTGCGCGTGGGCCACAGCGAAGCGGTGTGGCTCCAGACCCGGGACGAGGCGACGGTGGACGACCTGCGCCGCGCGCTGGCGGCGGCGCCCGGCCTGGTGGTCCGGGACGACCCCGGCGGGGCGGAGTACCCGACGCCGCTGGAGGTGGCGGGCCGCGACGAGGTCTTCGTCGGCCGCATCCGCCGCGACCCCACGGCACCCCGGGCCTTCTGGCTGTGGGTGGTGGCCGACAACCTGCGCAAGGGCGCGGCGACCAACGCGGTTCAGATCGCCGAAGCGCTGGTGGCGGCCGGCAAGCCTGCCGGCCGGTAG
- the dut gene encoding dUTP diphosphatase, whose amino-acid sequence MTGPEGREPAAGAAGPAPEGTAPGAWPTSGGAAEGAVAPPGAAALAPRAGGWPGTVPASVPVAIRRLHPRARLPVYATELAAGCDLVAALDAPVQVPPGGSCRIPTGIAIALPPGYEAQVRPRSGLAARYGLTVLNAPGTIDADYRGEIQVLLVNLGREPVTVAPGDRIAQLVVAPVTRAHFVEVEALPPTARGEGGFGSTGR is encoded by the coding sequence ATGACGGGTCCGGAGGGCAGGGAGCCTGCGGCGGGAGCCGCCGGCCCGGCGCCCGAGGGGACGGCGCCGGGGGCTTGGCCGACGTCCGGCGGGGCGGCGGAGGGCGCCGTCGCCCCGCCCGGCGCGGCGGCCCTGGCCCCACGGGCGGGGGGGTGGCCGGGCACGGTCCCGGCCTCCGTGCCGGTGGCGATCCGACGGCTTCACCCCCGCGCGCGGCTGCCGGTCTACGCCACGGAGCTGGCCGCCGGCTGCGACCTGGTGGCGGCCCTGGACGCACCGGTCCAGGTGCCGCCCGGCGGCAGCTGCCGCATCCCCACGGGGATCGCCATCGCCCTGCCGCCGGGCTACGAGGCCCAGGTGCGGCCGCGCAGCGGCCTGGCGGCCCGGTACGGGCTCACGGTGCTCAACGCCCCGGGCACCATCGACGCGGACTACCGCGGCGAGATCCAGGTGCTGCTCGTCAACCTGGGGCGGGAGCCGGTGACGGTGGCGCCGGGCGACCGCATCGCCCAGCTGGTGGTGGCGCCGGTGACCCGGGCGCATTTCGTCGAGGTCGAGGCCTTGCCGCCCACGGCCCGCGGCGAGGGCGGCTTCGGCAGCACGGGGCGGTAA